A window of Akkermansiaceae bacterium contains these coding sequences:
- a CDS encoding pre-peptidase C-terminal domain-containing protein, whose translation MRVFPITALLLAVCLTANAEPGQSASHVAYVYPAGAQQGATIEVTAAGRGLRGVKEVFVTGDGVKATYVLSFSNYKKTYADYLKQLQRDIRRKEGTARRKGNKKPDQKKKKNQGPEVVVPPDHPIFRDLKKCTFEQLGALLRRHYKESQQQNRELEELCLIRVTVSPDAAPGMREMRLLTGNGISNPMRFYIGEKPEALEVEPNDTAAINQTLAPPFVINGQITAGDIDRFKFNAKAGQQLLIQGHARAIIPYIADAVPGWFQATLTLYDESGKEVAYADDYRFSPDPVLFYKIPKDACYTVEIRDSIYRGREDFVYRIAVGEDPFITSIFPLGGSHGHRTRVTLSGWNLPTRQAELDVAQDPGTIQQFSLAHSNQIPYAVGDLPEEFETPGNDSVSTAQSISAHTIVNGRIESPGDKDVYRFKGRAGDQVIVEIHARRLHSPMDSMLRLTDAKGKVIAWNDDAGQLNVGMLTHHADSKLSAHLPKEGNYYIHVSDTQNQGGQEYGYRLRVSRPRPDFSVSATPSSITVRQACTVPINVHVVRKDGFDGDIDIILKDAPKGFRLAGATIPSGCDQMTMTLTAPTGVKNTLFHVRLQARAKVGRQTVTRSVVPCEGMTQAFITEHIMPSEQTTVFVSGWGEAPEVILSKNAKVSIRPGGSTKLRIKKTKSDGSLVMKLYQAPDGITLEQNRSGKNALSVSLKASEKMKPGTAGNLMIEVFREFNKKGKNTRLQSIGVMPAFPFIIE comes from the coding sequence ATGAGGGTTTTCCCGATCACAGCACTTCTTCTGGCGGTTTGCCTAACAGCTAACGCGGAGCCCGGGCAATCCGCGTCCCACGTTGCCTATGTCTACCCCGCAGGTGCCCAGCAGGGAGCTACCATCGAGGTCACCGCAGCGGGTCGTGGCCTCAGGGGCGTCAAGGAGGTGTTTGTCACCGGGGACGGGGTGAAGGCGACCTACGTGCTCAGTTTTTCCAACTATAAAAAAACCTACGCCGATTACTTGAAACAACTGCAGCGGGACATCAGGCGGAAGGAGGGAACGGCTCGTCGAAAGGGCAATAAAAAACCGGATCAAAAAAAGAAGAAAAACCAGGGTCCGGAGGTGGTTGTCCCGCCGGATCACCCCATTTTCCGTGATCTGAAAAAATGCACTTTCGAGCAGCTCGGCGCTCTTCTCCGAAGGCACTACAAGGAAAGCCAGCAACAGAACCGCGAGCTCGAGGAACTCTGTCTGATCCGGGTGACTGTGTCCCCGGACGCCGCGCCGGGGATGCGGGAAATGAGGCTCCTAACAGGAAACGGCATCAGCAACCCGATGCGCTTTTATATCGGGGAAAAACCCGAAGCCTTGGAAGTCGAGCCTAACGATACGGCAGCTATCAACCAAACACTGGCTCCACCCTTCGTCATCAACGGGCAGATCACGGCTGGTGATATCGACCGGTTTAAGTTCAACGCCAAAGCCGGTCAACAACTGCTCATCCAGGGGCACGCGCGTGCCATTATCCCCTACATCGCAGACGCCGTTCCCGGCTGGTTTCAGGCGACGCTTACCCTCTATGACGAGTCGGGAAAAGAAGTGGCCTATGCAGACGACTACCGTTTTAGCCCGGACCCCGTGCTGTTTTATAAAATCCCCAAGGACGCATGTTACACCGTCGAAATACGCGATTCCATCTACCGTGGGCGTGAGGACTTTGTCTATCGTATCGCTGTCGGCGAGGATCCGTTTATCACCAGCATTTTCCCTTTAGGTGGCAGCCATGGGCATAGAACCAGGGTCACCCTGTCGGGATGGAACCTTCCCACCCGACAAGCCGAGCTCGATGTCGCTCAGGACCCCGGGACCATTCAGCAATTCTCCCTCGCACACTCCAACCAGATCCCCTACGCCGTGGGTGATCTTCCCGAGGAGTTTGAAACACCTGGCAACGACTCGGTTTCCACGGCGCAATCCATTTCCGCGCACACCATTGTCAACGGCAGGATTGAGAGTCCGGGTGATAAGGATGTGTATCGGTTCAAAGGCCGGGCCGGCGACCAGGTTATCGTTGAGATCCATGCACGCCGACTCCACTCCCCCATGGACTCCATGCTTCGCCTCACCGATGCCAAGGGCAAGGTCATCGCGTGGAATGATGACGCCGGGCAGCTTAACGTGGGTATGCTGACCCACCACGCCGATTCAAAACTGAGTGCCCACTTGCCCAAGGAAGGAAACTACTACATCCACGTTTCCGATACCCAGAACCAGGGCGGGCAGGAATACGGATACCGGTTGCGCGTCAGCAGGCCGCGACCCGATTTTTCAGTCAGCGCCACGCCGTCGAGCATCACTGTTAGGCAGGCTTGCACCGTTCCTATCAACGTGCATGTGGTTCGAAAAGACGGGTTTGATGGAGATATCGACATCATTCTCAAGGATGCCCCCAAGGGGTTCAGGCTGGCGGGCGCAACCATCCCATCGGGCTGTGACCAGATGACGATGACCCTCACCGCCCCCACGGGAGTGAAGAACACCCTTTTCCATGTGCGGCTTCAGGCCCGGGCCAAAGTGGGGCGCCAGACGGTAACCCGGTCGGTTGTGCCATGCGAGGGTATGACCCAGGCCTTTATCACCGAGCACATCATGCCCTCGGAGCAAACCACGGTCTTCGTCTCAGGATGGGGCGAGGCGCCAGAGGTGATTCTATCGAAAAATGCCAAGGTGAGTATCCGGCCGGGTGGCTCGACAAAGCTGCGTATTAAAAAAACCAAATCCGACGGCAGTCTGGTGATGAAACTCTATCAGGCGCCCGATGGAATCACGCTCGAACAAAACAGGTCGGGTAAAAACGCACTCAGCGTATCCCTGAAAGCCAGCGAGAAAATGAAACCCGGAACCGCGGGAAACCTGATGATCGAGGTGTTCAGGGAATTTAACAAGAAGGGGAAAAACACACGCCTGCAATCGATCGGTGTCATGCCTGCATTCCCGTTTATCATCGAGTGA
- a CDS encoding DUF1553 domain-containing protein, which translates to MIISDSLGFCRQSTGLPVVTVILTLALGSLGAETIEKKTEKNDGQAKAVVAKPQVPPAAPLVVPYESDQAPVPATRIDQLVQSVLKKQGITPARTCSDEVFIRRVFLDVIGTLPKQREVVYFINSNDPGKRAKLIDVLMARDEFTDYWTLKWCDLLRVKSEFPVNLWPNGVQAYHRWIRDAVKENRPYDVFARQLLTSSGSNFREPAVNFYRAVQGTDPEAIGEMVALTFMGVRTEHWSENTRKEFGTFFSRVAYKKTVEWKEEIVYLDPEANTPLNAVFPDRKKITIPAGDDPRVAFADWLITPENPWFTQSISNRVWYWLMGRGIIHEPDDVRPNNPVSNPGLLTYLQGELVKSNYDLKHLFRLILNSQTYQQSCIPRSKHPYAAAYFGHYHMRRLDAEVLVDALNGFGNTTEKYWSPIPEPFTFIPEDKRTITLSDGSITSQFLEMFGRPSRDKGYESERETNPTEFQRLYMLNSTEIHARIYKSPVLKQILAQTRNDKPATVRMVYLSILSRRPTPQEAAVALKYFNGPGKKSGSTGAVYDLAWALLNTKEFLYKH; encoded by the coding sequence ATGATCATCTCGGATAGTCTGGGGTTTTGCCGACAGTCCACCGGACTGCCCGTGGTGACTGTTATCCTGACACTTGCCTTGGGTAGCCTGGGTGCGGAAACAATAGAAAAAAAGACAGAAAAAAACGACGGCCAGGCCAAAGCGGTGGTGGCAAAGCCGCAAGTCCCGCCTGCGGCTCCGTTGGTCGTCCCATACGAAAGTGATCAGGCGCCTGTTCCTGCCACCCGCATCGACCAACTCGTTCAATCCGTTCTTAAAAAACAGGGGATCACCCCGGCCCGGACATGTTCCGACGAGGTGTTTATCCGCCGCGTTTTCCTGGATGTCATCGGCACACTGCCGAAGCAAAGGGAGGTGGTCTATTTCATCAATAGCAATGACCCCGGCAAACGTGCAAAACTCATCGATGTGTTGATGGCCCGCGACGAGTTCACCGATTACTGGACGTTGAAGTGGTGTGACTTGCTGCGGGTGAAATCCGAGTTTCCCGTGAACCTGTGGCCCAACGGTGTGCAAGCATACCATCGCTGGATTCGGGATGCGGTGAAGGAGAACCGGCCGTATGATGTTTTTGCCCGACAACTCCTCACATCAAGTGGCAGCAACTTCCGCGAGCCAGCGGTCAATTTCTACCGGGCGGTGCAGGGAACCGATCCCGAGGCCATTGGCGAGATGGTCGCCCTTACCTTCATGGGCGTGAGAACCGAGCACTGGTCGGAAAACACCCGCAAGGAGTTCGGCACCTTTTTCTCACGGGTGGCCTATAAAAAAACGGTCGAGTGGAAAGAGGAGATCGTTTACCTCGACCCCGAAGCCAACACGCCTTTGAACGCTGTCTTCCCGGACCGGAAAAAAATCACCATCCCCGCTGGTGATGACCCCCGGGTGGCGTTTGCCGACTGGTTGATCACCCCGGAGAACCCCTGGTTCACCCAGAGTATCTCCAACCGTGTCTGGTACTGGCTGATGGGGCGCGGCATCATCCATGAGCCGGATGATGTCCGACCTAACAATCCTGTATCCAATCCCGGGTTGCTCACGTATTTGCAAGGCGAGTTAGTGAAGTCCAATTATGACTTGAAGCATCTGTTCCGACTGATCCTCAACTCGCAAACCTACCAGCAGTCGTGCATCCCACGAAGCAAGCACCCATACGCGGCGGCCTATTTTGGCCATTACCATATGCGTCGTCTCGATGCCGAAGTCCTGGTGGATGCGCTCAACGGTTTTGGTAACACCACAGAGAAATACTGGAGCCCCATACCTGAGCCGTTTACCTTCATCCCGGAAGACAAGCGGACCATCACCCTTTCCGACGGTAGTATCACCAGCCAGTTTTTGGAGATGTTTGGTCGGCCCAGCAGGGACAAAGGCTATGAATCCGAGCGCGAGACCAATCCCACGGAATTCCAACGCCTCTACATGCTGAACTCCACCGAGATCCACGCAAGGATCTACAAAAGCCCGGTGCTCAAGCAAATCCTGGCGCAAACAAGAAATGACAAACCGGCAACCGTCCGCATGGTTTATCTCAGTATCCTATCCCGGAGACCCACCCCACAGGAGGCTGCCGTTGCTCTCAAGTATTTCAACGGGCCGGGAAAAAAATCCGGCTCGACGGGGGCGGTGTATGACCTCGCATGGGCACTCCTGAATACCAAGGAGTTTCTCTACAAACACTAA
- a CDS encoding RNA-binding protein — MNIYVGNLSYNLSDNDLQQVFAEYGAVSSAKIIQDRDTGRSKGFGFVEMANDADGAKAIEGLNGTELDGRNLTVNEARPREERPRRDNNKW, encoded by the coding sequence ATGAACATATACGTAGGAAACCTGTCTTATAATCTCAGCGATAACGATCTTCAGCAAGTATTTGCTGAATACGGTGCTGTCTCCAGTGCCAAGATCATTCAAGACAGAGACACCGGTCGCTCCAAAGGATTCGGATTCGTGGAAATGGCCAATGACGCCGATGGCGCAAAAGCCATCGAAGGCCTTAACGGCACTGAACTCGATGGAAGAAACCTCACCGTGAACGAAGCCCGTCCACGCGAAGAGCGCCCAAGACGTGATAATAACAAGTGGTAA
- a CDS encoding DUF1501 domain-containing protein, with translation MNDPDHPVNLSRRHVLKTGAAAALGIPFLNSVNFSHAAGDESRSNTFTPGQAKAVIEIWMWGGPSHLDTFDPKPGAGPDYCGPYNEVVKTVADGMVINSKLPLMAKQADKFSLIRSMTHGVNAHETASYLMQTGRSPGDGQVYPCIGSVVSKFKGYDAGYKGLLPPYIVLTQPHGRFSEEGFLGPKYKPFATGGDPSRNPFTVQGVIAQGITDARQQSRRDLLHSLDTLGKANTNTRDFKKLDECEEKAYSMILGDARKVFDLSSEPAALRDKYGRNSFGQSCLMARKLVENGVKYITLNYKGWDTHKMHFNLMNQKLPQMDQAIATLFEDLAGRGLLDSTIVWCSGEFGRTPKVLWNEPWKGGRGHFGACFSSLVGGGGFVGGHVVGASDEKGMEVADRPVYPQDFLGSIYEKLGINPEGTLPNGRGEHVPITIPTQGKGRLKEIM, from the coding sequence ATGAATGACCCCGACCATCCTGTAAACCTATCACGGCGCCATGTCTTGAAAACCGGTGCGGCGGCTGCGCTGGGAATACCATTCCTGAATTCGGTCAATTTCAGCCATGCAGCCGGGGATGAATCCAGGTCTAACACATTCACTCCCGGCCAGGCGAAAGCGGTGATCGAAATCTGGATGTGGGGTGGCCCGTCCCACCTCGATACCTTTGACCCCAAGCCCGGCGCCGGGCCGGACTACTGCGGCCCCTATAACGAGGTGGTTAAGACCGTGGCGGACGGAATGGTGATCAACTCCAAACTGCCCCTCATGGCCAAACAGGCTGACAAGTTCTCGCTGATCCGCAGTATGACGCACGGTGTGAATGCGCACGAGACAGCCTCCTATCTGATGCAAACAGGGCGCTCGCCGGGTGACGGGCAGGTCTATCCATGTATCGGCTCGGTGGTGTCCAAGTTCAAAGGATATGACGCGGGATACAAAGGCCTGTTGCCACCCTACATCGTGCTTACCCAACCGCATGGACGTTTTTCAGAGGAAGGGTTTCTAGGGCCGAAATACAAACCCTTTGCAACGGGCGGGGACCCGAGCAGGAACCCCTTTACCGTGCAGGGGGTCATTGCCCAGGGGATTACGGATGCCCGACAGCAAAGTCGCCGCGACCTGCTGCACTCGCTCGACACCCTCGGTAAAGCCAATACTAACACCAGGGATTTCAAGAAGCTCGACGAGTGCGAGGAAAAAGCCTACTCGATGATCCTCGGAGATGCACGCAAGGTGTTTGATCTATCCAGCGAGCCAGCCGCGCTGCGCGATAAATACGGTCGGAATAGCTTCGGTCAGTCCTGCCTGATGGCCCGCAAGTTGGTAGAGAATGGTGTCAAATACATCACCCTCAACTACAAAGGCTGGGACACCCACAAGATGCATTTCAACCTGATGAACCAGAAGCTGCCCCAGATGGACCAGGCGATTGCGACGCTCTTTGAAGACCTCGCCGGGCGTGGATTGCTCGATAGCACCATCGTCTGGTGCTCGGGCGAGTTTGGCCGGACACCCAAAGTCCTCTGGAACGAGCCCTGGAAAGGTGGCCGTGGTCACTTCGGCGCCTGTTTCTCCTCGCTGGTCGGCGGGGGTGGCTTTGTCGGCGGTCACGTTGTCGGGGCCTCGGATGAAAAAGGGATGGAGGTGGCGGACCGTCCTGTCTACCCCCAGGATTTCCTCGGAAGTATTTACGAAAAACTCGGTATCAACCCCGAGGGCACTCTGCCCAATGGTCGTGGAGAGCACGTCCCGATCACGATCCCCACCCAAGGGAAAGGTCGCCTGAAGGAAATCATGTAA
- a CDS encoding c-type cytochrome, whose translation MKSSHILRRLGMLGLFTVATGVAAAKAPMELSSTRFSGNDLTPCPACLCAAPNGDVFVGVDLLGSLGKGPGKGRIIRLRDTDHDGVADQHTVFAEIDNPRGLISVGDQLYVLHTEIPRDKGVMTGMYLSLLTDTDQDGKADGPPRHLIKNVSTLLHNQQRGADHTTNGIRMGIDGWIYIAVGDFGFVDAEGTDGTRLTMLGGGILRVRPDGTEMEVYTHGLRNIYDVAIDPFMNIFTRGNTNDGGGWNVRFIHQIQSGEYGYPVLFKNFTDEIIPALVDVGGGSGTGSLFFQEPGWPEQYNNVPLMGDWGRNQLFIHRLTPDGPSFTQQQENYISVSQFTDVDVDGSGRMYLSAWEGAGYSGNPGKGYIERVVPKDWKYLPFPKLRELSDEALVKGLTSKSATARLHVQQELLHRKDSSGRNQAAVLAVAKDRSQSKESRVAALFTYAQLLGGQASGGLNELTRDKDMREFALRALADRIPIAVQTPVEPFLAGLKDADPRVQVAAAVGLGRIGKVETAPALLAVAIPPAPMKASTQKGHQGGPHATPHSDVVLPHVAVRSLIKLNATDACLAAIDGPSQDGALWALRWMHNPRAVDGLIAKLSSTQSPALKKKIFTALARLYQQEADYDGSWWWSTRPDTRGPFYVLARWSESDKIEKVFRSEFENANAPGKEFLASVANKHRMNIEGIGTIQDSNTAGANKNKGQIEKTSIEDVMLSLEKIKGNPKAGKKVLKGLACAACHNINPGDPVKGPDFNHMGSRLSKEQIAEAILKPDATISDSWVTVTLNDGTTHQGTLVSKDSTKVVVNNIAGISTTLKTPDVKSITKQTSTLMGPGLANELSLKQFADLVTYLHSLK comes from the coding sequence ATGAAATCATCACACATACTACGGCGCCTCGGCATGCTCGGTTTATTCACGGTCGCTACTGGCGTGGCGGCTGCCAAGGCACCCATGGAACTCAGCTCAACCCGTTTTTCGGGAAATGACCTTACCCCTTGTCCTGCCTGTCTCTGCGCTGCGCCGAATGGCGACGTCTTTGTAGGTGTCGACCTGCTGGGTTCACTGGGTAAAGGCCCTGGAAAAGGAAGGATCATCCGGCTCAGGGATACCGATCATGATGGGGTCGCCGACCAGCACACGGTCTTTGCGGAAATCGACAACCCGCGTGGACTCATCAGCGTCGGTGACCAGCTCTACGTTCTGCACACAGAGATCCCCAGGGACAAGGGGGTCATGACCGGTATGTATCTCAGTTTGCTGACAGACACCGACCAGGATGGCAAGGCGGACGGACCACCCCGGCATCTGATCAAAAACGTATCAACACTGTTACACAACCAGCAGCGCGGGGCGGACCACACCACAAACGGCATCAGGATGGGAATTGATGGCTGGATCTACATCGCCGTGGGTGACTTTGGGTTCGTGGATGCCGAGGGCACGGACGGAACCCGGCTCACCATGCTGGGTGGCGGTATTCTCCGGGTACGCCCCGACGGCACGGAGATGGAGGTCTACACCCACGGGCTGCGCAATATCTACGATGTGGCGATTGACCCGTTTATGAATATCTTCACCCGTGGCAACACCAACGACGGCGGCGGCTGGAATGTGCGTTTCATCCACCAAATCCAATCGGGCGAATACGGCTACCCTGTCCTATTTAAAAACTTCACCGATGAAATCATCCCGGCACTCGTCGATGTCGGCGGCGGCTCCGGGACGGGCTCCCTGTTTTTCCAAGAACCCGGCTGGCCGGAACAATACAACAACGTGCCACTCATGGGCGACTGGGGGCGTAACCAGCTGTTCATCCATCGCCTCACCCCGGACGGACCATCCTTTACGCAACAACAGGAAAACTACATCTCGGTTTCCCAGTTCACCGATGTCGATGTCGATGGCTCGGGCCGCATGTACCTCTCGGCCTGGGAGGGTGCCGGCTACAGCGGCAACCCCGGCAAAGGCTACATTGAGCGCGTGGTGCCCAAGGACTGGAAATACCTCCCTTTTCCCAAGCTCCGGGAGCTGTCGGACGAGGCCCTGGTCAAGGGCCTGACGTCAAAAAGCGCCACCGCACGGCTCCACGTCCAGCAGGAGTTGCTCCATCGCAAGGACAGCAGTGGCCGCAACCAAGCGGCTGTTCTCGCCGTTGCCAAAGACCGCTCCCAATCGAAGGAGTCACGTGTCGCAGCCCTCTTTACCTACGCCCAGCTGCTCGGCGGGCAGGCCAGCGGCGGACTCAACGAACTCACCCGGGACAAGGACATGCGTGAGTTTGCGCTGCGCGCGCTGGCCGACAGAATACCCATCGCAGTCCAAACCCCCGTGGAGCCGTTCCTGGCAGGCCTGAAGGACGCAGACCCGCGTGTGCAGGTCGCTGCTGCCGTTGGTCTGGGCCGTATCGGTAAAGTGGAAACGGCCCCCGCCTTGCTCGCCGTGGCCATCCCGCCGGCACCGATGAAGGCATCCACGCAGAAAGGGCATCAAGGCGGACCCCATGCAACCCCACACTCGGACGTCGTGCTGCCGCATGTGGCTGTTAGATCGCTCATCAAGCTCAACGCCACGGACGCTTGCCTGGCCGCCATTGACGGCCCCAGCCAGGATGGTGCTCTCTGGGCCCTGCGCTGGATGCACAACCCCAGGGCGGTTGACGGGCTCATTGCCAAACTCAGCAGCACCCAAAGCCCCGCGCTGAAGAAGAAAATCTTCACCGCGCTCGCCCGACTCTATCAGCAAGAGGCTGATTATGACGGCTCATGGTGGTGGAGCACCCGACCCGACACGCGCGGCCCGTTCTACGTGCTGGCCAGGTGGTCCGAGTCGGATAAGATTGAAAAAGTCTTCCGCTCTGAGTTTGAGAATGCGAATGCCCCAGGCAAGGAGTTCCTAGCCTCGGTGGCTAACAAACATCGTATGAACATCGAGGGCATTGGTACCATTCAGGATTCCAATACGGCGGGCGCTAATAAGAACAAAGGGCAGATTGAAAAGACCTCGATCGAGGACGTCATGCTTTCACTCGAAAAAATCAAGGGTAACCCCAAGGCGGGGAAAAAAGTGCTGAAGGGACTCGCCTGTGCCGCCTGCCACAATATCAATCCAGGGGACCCGGTCAAAGGTCCCGACTTCAACCACATGGGGTCCCGTTTGAGCAAGGAACAGATCGCAGAGGCCATCTTGAAGCCAGATGCCACCATCTCCGATTCGTGGGTCACCGTGACCCTCAACGATGGCACCACCCACCAGGGCACACTTGTTTCCAAGGACAGCACAAAGGTCGTGGTCAACAACATCGCGGGGATCTCCACCACGCTGAAAACCCCGGACGTCAAGAGCATCACCAAACAAACATCCACCCTCATGGGCCCGGGCCTCGCCAACGAGTTGTCGCTCAAACAATTTGCCGATCTGGTGACCTACCTCCACTCCCTCAAGTAA